In a single window of the Olivibacter sp. SDN3 genome:
- the ligD gene encoding DNA ligase D, producing MSVTLKTYQKKRNFNSSLEPKAGAGKRQGKRLRFVLQRHHASRLHYDFRLEMKGVLKSWAVPKGPSLNPSDKRLAMMVEDHPYDYIRFEGAIPKGNYGAGTVYVLDRGTYNSTEENGVGEKALLRSLEEGNIKITLKGKILKGEFALVKMQNSDDNAWLLIKHHDKYAVSDKFNLEDLVPKEIKEEGIAFKKEHTEKSDQKTGKKRKKSPIPDQGTALINLQKLDGPMLATLQENLLEDPDWLYEQKLDGYRIMSIIDKAVILRTRNGINYNKKFPSIVQALKEVKHMAVLDGEVVAEDENGDHVFQTLQQHAEEIDYTLKYYIFDLLALNGYDLRELPLADRKELLVLLLDKVRHPQIALLPYSLEKSEKMIAKAKHMNWEGIIAKKIDSRYLSGKRSSLWRKLKIRSSQEAIIVGFTSPEGSRSYFGALVLAVYEEKQLIYIGNCGTGFKDVILQELYKEMKQIEVKKKPFNKNITVQKEKKVTWIKPKIICEVYYSEWTADGRLRHPVYKGLRPDKKKEMVKQEKPITGRENDITRKFGRKTLILTNQQKLYWPKDSISKGDLVDYYEQMATYILPYIKDRPLSLHRFPNGINKSGFFQKDLEIDQIPTWIKTTPIYAESVEKEIDYLVCNDVASLLWMVNLGCIEINPWMSTYRKQEQPVFAVLDIDPNGVDFTKVIQVALTAKGVLDSVEVKSYIKTSGSTGLHIFIHLGAKYDYTIAKNFIQLLAELVHEQHADGTSLERSPSKRKGKIYLDYLQNRKGQTIVCPYSVRPKPEAPVSAPLHWEEVSSDLDIRKFTLHNMPKRVTNENPWQAIFNQSVNLKTALNKLS from the coding sequence ATGTCGGTAACTTTAAAAACATATCAGAAAAAGAGAAATTTTAATAGTAGTTTGGAACCAAAAGCCGGTGCCGGAAAACGCCAGGGTAAGCGTCTACGTTTTGTTTTGCAGCGGCACCATGCTTCCCGGTTACATTACGATTTCCGCTTGGAAATGAAGGGAGTGCTTAAGAGTTGGGCGGTACCTAAAGGACCATCACTCAACCCGTCTGATAAACGTTTAGCGATGATGGTAGAAGACCATCCCTACGATTATATTAGGTTTGAAGGAGCGATACCTAAAGGTAACTATGGCGCGGGTACCGTATATGTTTTGGATAGAGGTACTTATAACAGTACCGAAGAGAATGGCGTGGGAGAAAAGGCCTTACTTCGTTCTCTGGAAGAGGGCAATATCAAAATTACACTGAAAGGCAAAATACTGAAAGGAGAATTTGCTCTCGTTAAAATGCAAAACAGTGATGATAATGCCTGGCTACTGATTAAACACCATGACAAATATGCGGTTAGCGATAAGTTTAATTTGGAAGACTTGGTTCCGAAGGAAATAAAGGAAGAGGGCATTGCTTTTAAAAAAGAGCACACTGAAAAATCTGATCAAAAGACTGGAAAGAAGCGAAAAAAAAGTCCAATACCTGATCAGGGAACGGCGCTGATTAATTTGCAAAAACTGGACGGACCTATGTTGGCAACGCTTCAGGAAAATTTGTTGGAAGACCCCGATTGGTTATACGAACAGAAGCTGGATGGGTACAGGATTATGTCAATAATAGATAAAGCAGTTATTCTTCGTACGCGAAACGGCATAAATTACAATAAAAAATTCCCTTCCATTGTCCAAGCTTTAAAAGAAGTTAAACACATGGCTGTATTAGATGGTGAAGTAGTTGCCGAAGATGAAAATGGTGACCATGTTTTTCAAACCCTACAACAGCATGCAGAAGAAATTGATTACACGCTAAAATACTATATTTTTGATTTATTGGCACTTAATGGCTATGACCTCCGCGAACTTCCCTTAGCGGATCGTAAGGAACTTTTGGTTCTTCTTCTAGACAAAGTGCGTCATCCCCAAATTGCTTTATTACCTTATTCGCTAGAGAAGTCTGAAAAAATGATAGCAAAAGCAAAACATATGAATTGGGAGGGTATTATCGCAAAAAAAATAGATAGCCGATATCTATCCGGCAAGCGTTCATCCCTTTGGCGGAAGCTGAAGATAAGAAGTTCACAAGAGGCAATTATTGTAGGCTTTACGTCACCGGAAGGGAGTAGGAGTTATTTTGGAGCATTGGTGTTAGCGGTTTATGAAGAAAAGCAATTGATTTATATAGGTAATTGTGGTACAGGGTTTAAAGATGTTATTCTTCAGGAGCTCTATAAGGAAATGAAACAAATAGAAGTCAAAAAGAAACCTTTTAATAAAAATATTACCGTTCAGAAGGAAAAAAAAGTTACTTGGATAAAACCAAAAATCATATGTGAAGTATATTATAGTGAATGGACGGCAGACGGACGCTTGCGACATCCAGTGTATAAAGGTTTGCGTCCGGATAAAAAGAAGGAAATGGTGAAACAGGAAAAACCAATAACAGGAAGAGAAAACGATATAACCCGTAAATTCGGTCGTAAAACACTGATTTTAACCAATCAGCAAAAATTATACTGGCCGAAAGATTCCATTAGCAAAGGTGATCTGGTAGATTATTATGAGCAAATGGCCACTTATATTCTGCCATACATTAAAGACCGACCTTTGTCGCTGCATCGTTTTCCTAATGGAATAAATAAGTCTGGCTTCTTTCAGAAAGATTTGGAGATCGATCAGATTCCCACATGGATAAAAACAACACCGATATATGCTGAAAGTGTTGAAAAAGAAATTGATTACCTTGTTTGTAATGATGTAGCCAGCTTATTGTGGATGGTGAATTTGGGCTGTATTGAGATCAACCCTTGGATGAGCACTTACCGTAAACAGGAGCAGCCGGTATTTGCCGTGCTTGATATTGATCCAAATGGAGTAGATTTTACCAAAGTAATACAAGTTGCTTTAACGGCAAAGGGTGTGCTAGATTCGGTTGAAGTAAAATCGTACATCAAAACGTCTGGATCAACCGGTTTACATATATTTATACATCTTGGTGCAAAGTATGATTATACGATTGCAAAAAACTTTATTCAATTATTGGCAGAATTGGTTCATGAACAACATGCTGATGGTACCAGTTTGGAGCGCAGTCCATCAAAACGTAAAGGAAAAATTTATCTTGACTATTTGCAGAACAGGAAAGGGCAAACGATCGTCTGCCCATATTCCGTTAGACCAAAACCGGAGGCCCCAGTATCTGCACCTTTGCATTGGGAAGAGGTTTCGTCTGACTTGGACATAAGAAAATTTACCTTACATAACATGCCTAAACGGGTAACCAATGAAAATCCATGGCAAGCTATTTTTAACCAGTCTGTTAATCTTAAAACCGCACTGAATAAATTAAGCTAA
- a CDS encoding VOC family protein yields the protein MFKHTKALSGFSVDDTEKARKFYEEVLGLDVREGAMGILELHIQDSNPIIVYPKEDHVPATYTILNFPVNDVEETVDELTKKGVTFERYDGEIATDEKGICRGGGGPTIAWFKDPAGNIFSVLG from the coding sequence ATGTTCAAACATACAAAGGCCTTAAGTGGTTTTTCTGTGGACGATACGGAAAAAGCTAGAAAATTTTACGAGGAAGTGCTGGGGTTGGACGTTCGTGAAGGGGCGATGGGAATACTCGAATTACATATTCAAGACAGTAATCCTATTATTGTATATCCTAAAGAAGACCATGTACCAGCAACTTACACGATACTCAACTTTCCAGTAAACGATGTAGAGGAAACAGTAGATGAGCTCACGAAAAAAGGAGTAACATTCGAAAGATATGATGGGGAGATAGCAACAGATGAAAAGGGTATTTGTAGGGGAGGAGGAGGCCCTACAATTGCGTGGTTCAAAGATCCGGCCGGCAATATTTTTTCGGTTTTGGGTTAA
- a CDS encoding GNAT family N-acetyltransferase, whose protein sequence is MAYRIYIEKFNAGDFDAYYSLVSNLEVMAMITERAITLDEAKKDYNHLLENNDVHDVFGNFKVYEYSSNHFIGLAKLEVKAKYDHEAELGYMILPEFWGMGYGKEIASFMLDKASKQPTLKKVSAVIDPKNTASKKILLNHNFTTEKVGEIEGLPGEILSKVL, encoded by the coding sequence ATGGCATACCGAATCTATATAGAAAAATTTAATGCCGGAGATTTCGATGCATACTATTCACTGGTAAGCAACCTAGAAGTAATGGCTATGATTACCGAAAGAGCCATTACCTTAGACGAAGCTAAAAAAGACTATAACCACTTATTGGAAAACAACGATGTACATGACGTATTTGGAAATTTTAAAGTCTATGAATATTCGAGTAACCATTTTATAGGCTTAGCTAAGCTCGAAGTTAAGGCTAAATACGATCACGAAGCAGAATTAGGATATATGATCCTACCTGAATTCTGGGGCATGGGATATGGGAAGGAAATAGCTTCTTTTATGCTAGATAAGGCAAGCAAGCAGCCTACATTAAAGAAAGTATCTGCTGTTATTGATCCAAAGAATACGGCCTCGAAAAAGATATTATTGAACCATAATTTTACCACTGAAAAGGTAGGTGAAATTGAAGGACTTCCGGGCGAGATCCTGAGCAAAGTGTTATAA
- a CDS encoding glycoside hydrolase family 76 protein, whose amino-acid sequence MNRLSITLTLLLGFLLISSCNAVEHEETNQTDLHRAQTTLDAIYKHYGVKDISLLRENYPFDEAYKASYLATDEQGEEPNKYAYLWPYSGTFSAVNVLLQTTGQKRYHVLLDETILPGLEHYFDNKRAPAGYASYIGTAPASDRFYDDNIWLGIDFTELYAHTEEQKYLDKAKVIWDFVMSGMDDKLGGGIYWCEQKKTSKNTCSNAPAAVLALKLFQVTGDSVYFSHGKELYEWTQQQLQDNSDYLYFDNVSLDGKIGKAKFPYNSGQMLQAAALLYQLTGENHYLTEAQNIAQSSYQYFFSSFETEDGQQFRLLKKSDVWFIAVMLRGFVELYNVDQNKTYISVFKENLTYAWNHMREEDGLFNKDWSGQEKEEKKWVLTQAAMVEMYARLAGIAI is encoded by the coding sequence ATGAACCGACTATCCATTACATTAACATTGCTGTTAGGCTTTTTATTGATAAGTAGTTGTAACGCCGTAGAGCATGAAGAAACAAATCAAACAGATCTACATCGGGCTCAGACTACCCTAGATGCTATTTATAAGCATTATGGGGTAAAGGATATTTCCTTACTGCGCGAAAATTATCCCTTTGACGAAGCATATAAAGCGAGTTATCTAGCAACCGACGAACAAGGAGAAGAACCAAACAAATATGCTTATTTGTGGCCTTATTCAGGTACGTTCTCGGCGGTTAATGTGCTGCTTCAGACTACAGGCCAAAAAAGATACCACGTTTTATTGGATGAAACTATTTTGCCAGGCTTAGAACATTATTTTGATAATAAAAGAGCGCCAGCGGGATATGCTTCATATATCGGTACAGCTCCAGCTTCTGACCGTTTTTATGATGATAATATCTGGCTAGGGATAGATTTTACGGAGCTTTATGCGCATACCGAAGAACAAAAATACCTAGACAAGGCGAAAGTGATATGGGATTTTGTAATGAGCGGGATGGACGATAAGCTTGGTGGTGGCATTTATTGGTGTGAGCAGAAAAAAACGTCAAAAAACACTTGCTCCAATGCGCCAGCAGCTGTACTGGCACTGAAGCTATTTCAAGTAACAGGCGATAGTGTTTATTTTTCTCATGGAAAGGAATTATACGAATGGACGCAGCAACAGTTACAGGATAATTCGGACTATTTATATTTTGACAATGTAAGTCTCGACGGAAAAATCGGAAAAGCGAAATTTCCTTACAACAGTGGGCAAATGCTGCAGGCTGCGGCACTGCTTTACCAACTTACAGGCGAAAATCATTATTTAACGGAAGCACAAAATATTGCTCAATCGAGTTACCAATACTTTTTTTCGTCGTTCGAAACCGAGGACGGTCAACAATTTAGGCTATTGAAAAAAAGTGATGTGTGGTTTATCGCCGTGATGTTAAGAGGTTTTGTAGAACTGTATAATGTTGACCAAAATAAGACATATATTTCGGTATTTAAAGAAAATCTTACTTATGCATGGAACCATATGCGGGAGGAAGATGGACTTTTTAACAAAGATTGGAGTGGACAAGAGAAAGAAGAAAAAAAATGGGTACTTACGCAGGCTGCTATGGTGGAGATGTATGCCCGACTAGCTGGAATTGCAATATAG
- a CDS encoding alpha/beta hydrolase has product MQALNRLKAINIPFAVILLLLVSSSFSSFSQELRYERVEDISYYKEEDLSEDKYRQERCKLDFYYPTNKKGFSTIVWFHGGGLTGGDKEIPKVLLEKGHAIIGVGYRLSPQAKGKDIIEDASAAVAWVFENIKEYGGDDRLIFVSGHSAGGYLGMMLTLDKHYLKKYGIDANRIAGLIPFSGQTITHFTIRNEQGIEEIQPTVDQYAPLFHVRADAPPLLLITGGRELELLGRYEENAYMARMMKLSGHQSTQIIELEGYGHDMTYPAFPLLLKEVERRSKELL; this is encoded by the coding sequence ATGCAGGCATTAAATCGATTAAAAGCTATCAATATTCCCTTTGCGGTAATCTTATTGTTACTGGTTTCTTCATCTTTTAGCTCTTTTTCTCAAGAGTTAAGGTATGAGCGGGTAGAGGATATTTCTTATTACAAGGAAGAAGACCTGTCGGAGGATAAATATCGGCAGGAGAGGTGTAAGCTCGATTTTTACTATCCCACAAATAAAAAGGGGTTTTCCACAATAGTGTGGTTTCACGGGGGGGGATTAACTGGCGGTGATAAAGAAATTCCTAAAGTGTTACTAGAGAAAGGACATGCCATTATTGGTGTAGGTTATAGACTATCCCCTCAAGCTAAGGGTAAGGATATCATTGAGGATGCATCAGCTGCGGTTGCGTGGGTTTTTGAAAATATTAAAGAATATGGCGGAGACGATCGATTGATTTTTGTCTCTGGGCATTCCGCAGGCGGTTATTTAGGTATGATGCTAACGCTAGACAAACATTATTTAAAAAAGTATGGTATTGACGCCAATCGCATAGCGGGTCTAATCCCATTTAGTGGGCAAACTATTACCCATTTCACTATTCGGAATGAACAGGGAATTGAAGAGATTCAGCCTACAGTCGATCAATATGCGCCGCTATTCCACGTAAGAGCCGACGCACCACCACTTCTATTGATTACTGGAGGGCGCGAATTGGAACTCTTGGGAAGGTATGAAGAAAATGCTTATATGGCGCGAATGATGAAACTTTCTGGACACCAATCTACACAAATAATTGAACTGGAAGGATATGGCCATGACATGACCTATCCTGCGTTTCCACTATTATTAAAAGAAGTAGAGCGTAGATCGAAGGAATTATTATAA
- the pxpB gene encoding 5-oxoprolinase subunit PxpB — protein MLIPKQINEGFSIYSLCEYALTVSFGETISDHASYRINRLRKLLEQQPFTGFRSAVPAYTSLSAFFDPIEVHQSTLIGHSCFEKVSNYITDLESTPHKGTEQNNREITIPVCYEGDFGPDLNEVAAVHHMDVQEVIHLHTEAIYNVHMIGFVPGFAYLGGLPKALATPRKKSPRVQIPSGSIGIAGVQTGIYSLDTPGGWQIIGRTPLVMFDAQRKAPSLLSSGDRVTFERISAEEFEFHAKRSKP, from the coding sequence ATGTTAATACCTAAACAGATAAATGAAGGTTTTTCTATTTATTCATTATGTGAATATGCACTTACGGTATCATTTGGTGAAACAATCAGCGATCACGCATCTTACCGTATTAACAGACTGCGCAAACTGTTGGAACAACAACCTTTTACTGGCTTTCGTTCGGCGGTACCGGCCTATACAAGCTTAAGTGCCTTTTTTGATCCAATCGAGGTACATCAGTCAACTTTAATTGGTCACAGCTGTTTCGAAAAGGTTTCTAATTACATTACAGATCTTGAAAGCACACCACATAAAGGTACTGAGCAAAACAACCGGGAGATAACCATTCCTGTTTGTTACGAAGGAGACTTTGGCCCCGATCTTAATGAAGTCGCCGCAGTACATCACATGGATGTTCAAGAGGTGATTCATCTGCACACTGAAGCAATTTATAACGTACATATGATTGGTTTTGTGCCTGGATTCGCCTACCTTGGTGGTTTACCCAAAGCGCTCGCAACCCCCCGAAAAAAAAGTCCCCGGGTTCAAATACCTTCGGGATCTATCGGTATAGCGGGAGTACAAACAGGTATTTATTCTTTAGATACACCCGGTGGCTGGCAGATCATTGGAAGAACACCCCTTGTGATGTTTGATGCTCAACGTAAAGCCCCCTCCTTACTTTCATCCGGCGACCGGGTAACTTTTGAGCGCATAAGTGCTGAAGAATTTGAGTTTCACGCCAAACGTTCAAAGCCGTAA
- a CDS encoding phosphotriesterase, giving the protein MNRKKFIHSGLLLAAPMLFPVKNLEKNTFSNSFLMTVNGPISLDKAGLTLPHEHVLVDFIGADKVNVNRYNRDDVFETALPYLKQAKTLGCHTLVECTPAWLGRDVRLLQKLAIASNLHIITNTGYYGASQEKYLPSNTYTDSAEKLASYWTGEWEDGIDGTDIKPGFIKSGVDSHPLTKTQRKLIEAAALTHLNTGLTIGIHTGSGKAALEEMNIIKSMGVRPSAWIWIHAQNESNRSTHLQVAEAGGWVSFDGLTAQSVGIYTQFLKDMKAHQLLNKALISHDAGWYHVGEPKGGNFRPYDTVFKILIPILRKEGFSKEDIDLLFHSNPINALAIADRKKI; this is encoded by the coding sequence ATGAACAGAAAAAAATTTATCCATTCCGGACTACTGTTAGCCGCTCCTATGCTCTTCCCCGTTAAAAACCTGGAGAAGAATACTTTTTCCAACAGTTTCCTCATGACCGTAAATGGGCCAATTTCACTAGATAAAGCAGGCCTCACTTTGCCTCATGAACATGTATTAGTTGATTTTATAGGAGCCGACAAAGTCAATGTCAACCGCTATAATCGCGACGATGTATTTGAAACAGCCCTTCCCTATTTAAAGCAAGCTAAAACTTTAGGATGCCATACATTGGTTGAATGCACGCCTGCATGGTTAGGCAGAGACGTACGTTTACTGCAGAAATTGGCAATAGCCAGCAACCTACATATTATTACCAACACGGGTTATTATGGTGCCTCACAGGAAAAATATTTACCTTCAAACACCTATACCGACTCCGCAGAAAAGCTGGCTTCATACTGGACAGGAGAATGGGAAGATGGTATTGACGGCACGGATATTAAACCAGGCTTTATAAAATCAGGAGTCGACTCCCATCCTCTGACAAAGACTCAACGTAAACTCATCGAAGCCGCAGCGCTTACCCATCTAAATACAGGTTTGACCATTGGCATACATACCGGCAGTGGAAAAGCAGCTTTGGAGGAAATGAACATCATCAAAAGTATGGGCGTGCGTCCAAGCGCTTGGATTTGGATACATGCCCAAAATGAATCAAACAGATCAACTCATTTACAGGTAGCCGAAGCGGGCGGCTGGGTCTCCTTTGATGGTTTAACTGCGCAGTCTGTTGGCATATATACGCAATTCTTAAAAGACATGAAAGCCCATCAGCTGCTAAATAAAGCTTTAATTTCTCACGATGCGGGGTGGTATCATGTGGGAGAACCAAAAGGTGGTAATTTTAGACCATATGATACTGTTTTTAAAATACTTATACCTATTCTACGAAAGGAAGGGTTCAGCAAAGAAGATATCGATCTTCTCTTCCATTCTAACCCCATCAATGCTTTAGCTATAGCAGACAGAAAAAAAATATAG
- a CDS encoding NUDIX domain-containing protein has translation MIDKLALIEIKNYKILSTRSKGKNVYYIPGGKRESGESDTEALIREIREELTIQLIPSSICFFGEFRAQAHGHPEGTFVNMRCYTGSYEGKLQAATEIEEVVWLSYDNRYQVSPVDQIIFDHLKAKELLH, from the coding sequence ATGATAGACAAATTAGCGCTAATCGAGATAAAAAACTATAAAATCTTATCTACACGAAGTAAAGGGAAGAATGTATATTATATCCCCGGAGGTAAGAGAGAAAGTGGTGAATCAGATACCGAGGCATTAATTCGTGAAATTCGGGAGGAACTAACCATACAATTAATCCCATCTTCTATCTGCTTTTTTGGAGAATTCCGAGCGCAAGCGCACGGTCATCCTGAAGGAACATTTGTTAACATGCGCTGTTATACTGGCTCCTATGAAGGCAAACTACAGGCTGCCACTGAAATAGAAGAAGTCGTATGGCTTAGTTATGACAACAGATACCAAGTTTCTCCTGTAGATCAGATTATATTTGATCATTTAAAAGCAAAAGAGCTTTTACATTAG
- a CDS encoding Ku protein: protein MRAIWTGAIGFGLVNIPIKIFSATTASRPDLDMLDRKDQSRIRYKRINENTGKEVDWDNIVKGYFLKDKYIVLEDADFEEASPEKNKLINLQSFVKSTEIDSIYYDTPYYLEPQKGGEKAYRLLLRALLKTKTVGLSTFVMRSTDNLAVIKPQGNMLLLNKLRFHEEVKAVDDLKLPGNLKIKNEEIDMAVELIKRHTAPLEMQKYKDEYSKDLMKIIRAKAKGKHPTIRKIKIENTKSADLLNKLKASLA from the coding sequence ATGAGAGCTATCTGGACCGGAGCCATTGGATTTGGACTGGTAAATATACCAATTAAAATATTCAGCGCAACAACAGCCAGCAGGCCTGATCTAGACATGTTGGACCGAAAAGATCAATCACGGATACGCTATAAACGTATCAATGAAAATACAGGAAAAGAAGTTGACTGGGACAATATCGTGAAAGGCTATTTTCTCAAAGATAAGTATATTGTTCTGGAAGACGCTGATTTTGAGGAAGCGAGTCCGGAAAAAAATAAATTGATCAATTTACAATCGTTCGTGAAAAGCACTGAAATTGACAGTATCTATTACGATACTCCTTATTATCTAGAACCTCAAAAGGGAGGTGAAAAAGCCTATCGCCTACTACTTCGTGCACTTCTGAAAACGAAAACAGTGGGTTTATCCACTTTTGTCATGCGCTCTACTGATAATTTGGCTGTCATAAAACCCCAGGGTAATATGCTATTGTTGAATAAACTTCGTTTTCATGAAGAAGTTAAAGCTGTTGATGACTTAAAACTTCCTGGTAATCTTAAAATCAAGAACGAAGAAATAGATATGGCAGTGGAACTGATTAAACGTCATACGGCCCCTCTAGAGATGCAAAAATATAAAGATGAATATAGTAAGGACTTAATGAAAATTATTCGTGCAAAAGCGAAGGGCAAACATCCTACCATCCGTAAAATAAAAATTGAGAATACCAAAAGTGCAGATCTACTGAACAAACTAAAAGCTAGTTTAGCTTAA
- a CDS encoding RpiB/LacA/LacB family sugar-phosphate isomerase: MITLGIAADHAGFDQKQLLIKDLADQHFHVIDYGAKIYDPGDDYPDIIMPLAFAISRKEVDRGIAVCGSGVGVSIAANKIKGVRAALITETYSAHQGVEHDDMNLLCLGGRVLGYALIWELVTTYLNAQYHGDERFQRRLNKVLALEEKFGSP, translated from the coding sequence ATGATAACATTAGGTATAGCAGCCGATCACGCTGGTTTTGATCAGAAACAGCTGCTCATCAAAGATTTAGCTGATCAGCATTTCCATGTAATCGACTATGGGGCCAAAATATACGATCCAGGAGATGATTATCCAGACATTATCATGCCCTTAGCTTTTGCTATTTCACGTAAAGAAGTGGACAGAGGTATTGCCGTCTGCGGAAGTGGCGTCGGCGTATCAATAGCAGCCAATAAAATAAAAGGAGTAAGGGCTGCTTTAATAACCGAGACGTATTCCGCACATCAAGGAGTGGAGCATGACGATATGAATCTCTTATGTTTAGGAGGTAGAGTATTAGGATATGCCCTGATCTGGGAACTGGTTACTACATATTTAAACGCACAGTACCATGGTGATGAACGCTTTCAACGCCGCTTAAACAAAGTACTTGCCTTAGAAGAAAAGTTCGGAAGCCCCTAA
- a CDS encoding LamB/YcsF family protein has protein sequence MLSIDLNADIGEAFGNYRIPNDHLLLDYISSANIACGFHAGDPQIMQETVAAAKYKGVAIGAHPGLPDLQGFGRREIKIAASEAYQLIVYQIGALYGFIKASGAKLHHVKPHGALYNMAARDAVLAEAIAQAVYDFDKSLTIYGLAGSEMITAAKKKGLKTAAEVFADRTYQDNGLLTPRTEQNALITDEKKAIDQVILLVKNQQVATINDRLIPIQAETLCLHSDNLNAFLFAQYIVNRLKEEGVSIQAPYT, from the coding sequence ATGCTGTCGATCGATTTAAATGCTGATATAGGTGAAGCATTTGGTAATTACCGTATACCAAATGACCACTTGCTATTAGACTACATTAGCTCAGCAAATATTGCCTGTGGCTTTCACGCAGGTGATCCTCAAATTATGCAGGAAACAGTAGCTGCTGCCAAGTACAAAGGCGTAGCGATAGGGGCTCATCCAGGTTTGCCAGACCTACAAGGCTTCGGAAGGCGAGAAATAAAAATAGCTGCAAGCGAAGCTTATCAGCTCATTGTATATCAAATTGGGGCTCTTTACGGTTTCATAAAAGCGTCCGGAGCTAAACTTCATCATGTCAAACCACACGGTGCACTCTATAATATGGCCGCAAGAGATGCTGTGCTGGCAGAAGCCATTGCGCAGGCCGTGTATGACTTCGACAAGTCATTAACAATCTATGGACTTGCGGGAAGCGAAATGATTACGGCTGCGAAAAAGAAAGGACTAAAAACTGCTGCCGAAGTTTTTGCCGATAGAACCTATCAGGATAACGGTCTTTTAACACCCCGAACAGAACAAAATGCGCTGATAACAGATGAAAAAAAAGCCATCGATCAAGTAATCCTATTAGTAAAAAATCAACAAGTAGCAACGATCAACGATCGCTTGATACCTATACAGGCCGAAACACTTTGCTTACATAGTGACAACCTCAATGCGTTTTTATTTGCTCAATACATTGTTAATCGATTAAAAGAAGAAGGAGTCAGCATTCAAGCACCATATACATGA
- a CDS encoding biotin-dependent carboxyltransferase family protein, with the protein MKIRLIKSGMLTTIQDTGRFTHLSQGVPHSGAMDSLSARIANLAVGNTDREAVIEFTYAQASFQAETALLVAYAGDGALLKIGQQILPRERPLFIPSGAIISLKATPHGARTYLSIAGGWDIPDIMDSKSTYITASLGGFQGRALESGDILCNKELFTAVSRKILHNLSGDHLNFPHWKLSRQSFLLNKKNTVRIVPGREFTWFHGESVVDFLSKPYTLGLNSNRMGYRLKGPTLRRFVNKEILSTAVAPGTIQITGDGSTVLLMADCQTTGGYPRIAQVAAVDMPICGQLKPNDLIYFSEISRNDAEKLYIQREQQLQKVALALKYKFS; encoded by the coding sequence ATGAAAATACGTTTAATCAAATCCGGAATGCTAACCACCATACAAGACACGGGGCGCTTTACTCATCTTTCTCAAGGTGTACCCCATTCTGGTGCCATGGATTCCCTATCGGCACGAATAGCAAATCTTGCTGTTGGCAATACCGATAGAGAGGCAGTGATAGAATTCACTTATGCCCAAGCATCTTTTCAAGCAGAGACAGCTCTTTTGGTAGCCTACGCCGGAGACGGTGCACTTTTAAAAATAGGGCAACAAATATTGCCCAGAGAAAGACCGTTGTTTATACCATCTGGAGCGATCATAAGTCTCAAAGCCACCCCTCACGGAGCAAGAACATATCTTTCTATTGCTGGTGGGTGGGACATTCCAGACATTATGGATAGTAAGAGTACGTATATAACCGCTTCATTGGGTGGATTTCAGGGTAGAGCATTAGAAAGCGGAGACATCCTCTGCAACAAGGAACTGTTCACAGCAGTTTCAAGAAAAATACTCCACAATCTAAGCGGCGACCATTTAAATTTCCCTCACTGGAAGCTGTCGCGACAGTCCTTCTTACTTAACAAAAAAAATACGGTACGAATAGTACCCGGCAGGGAGTTTACTTGGTTTCATGGAGAATCGGTAGTAGATTTTCTATCGAAACCCTACACTTTGGGCCTCAACAGCAACCGTATGGGATACCGTTTAAAAGGGCCTACCCTTCGTCGTTTCGTGAATAAAGAAATTCTTTCTACTGCAGTGGCACCGGGCACTATACAAATAACAGGAGATGGTTCTACGGTGTTGTTAATGGCAGATTGTCAAACAACTGGAGGTTATCCACGCATCGCACAAGTTGCAGCGGTAGACATGCCTATTTGCGGACAGCTCAAACCCAACGATCTTATTTATTTCAGTGAAATTAGTCGAAATGATGCAGAAAAGTTATATATTCAACGAGAGCAACAGTTACAGAAAGTAGCCCTTGCTTTAAAATATAAGTTTTCTTAG